A genome region from Spirochaetota bacterium includes the following:
- a CDS encoding transposase, translated as MQKYRKYGIPKYGFARIQCQDNDCEHEYILPFSCKSRCACPSCMQKHMLETGAFITETIALEVPHRHIVFTIPKLMRKNFYWHRPALNDLSRMAWDCIHAFMCNTLQRDGSRKSTSMSRARSRVPAYGRPGGVISIETAGEYQDPNPHIHLITTDGIFTPSGSFYFMPRYGDLAEKYLRSLWEVAITNYVLEKGFVTEETIAKVSGYRHNGFSVYARRRVEFKKSDERSVAEFEQLARYIVKPHFSLESMEYVPQTGKVLYHGTMNKGKRRNFEIFEANDFLAAVTSHIPKYRQRYINYYGEYSSRARAKEKEYDEMPREGATVEQREYRKRWAMLIRKVYEVDPLKCPKCGKEMQIVEYIREGYTFLYKQWLVSIDAWHLEPPRAPPVKQEELPLTYCPISEDAHYVDEFADA; from the coding sequence ATACAGAAGTACCGCAAATACGGTATTCCTAAATATGGATTTGCTCGAATACAATGCCAAGACAATGACTGCGAGCACGAGTATATTCTGCCGTTTTCTTGTAAATCGCGATGTGCGTGCCCTTCTTGCATGCAGAAGCACATGCTGGAAACTGGAGCATTCATAACCGAAACAATAGCGCTTGAAGTTCCACACCGTCATATAGTCTTTACCATTCCGAAGCTTATGCGTAAAAATTTCTATTGGCATAGACCGGCGCTCAATGACCTTTCACGGATGGCTTGGGATTGTATACATGCCTTCATGTGCAACACGCTTCAGCGGGACGGCTCGCGCAAATCGACATCCATGTCTCGCGCTCGCTCACGCGTCCCTGCGTACGGACGTCCGGGCGGAGTGATATCTATAGAAACCGCAGGGGAATATCAGGACCCAAACCCGCATATTCATTTGATCACGACAGACGGCATCTTTACGCCATCCGGTTCATTCTACTTCATGCCTCGATACGGGGATCTTGCTGAGAAATATCTGCGTTCTCTTTGGGAGGTGGCGATCACTAATTACGTGCTTGAAAAGGGATTTGTTACCGAGGAGACGATCGCCAAGGTTTCCGGTTATCGGCATAACGGGTTCTCTGTATACGCTCGGCGGCGTGTTGAATTCAAGAAATCCGATGAACGGAGTGTAGCTGAGTTCGAGCAATTAGCACGATATATTGTAAAGCCGCACTTTTCGCTTGAATCTATGGAGTACGTGCCGCAGACCGGGAAGGTTCTGTATCACGGAACTATGAACAAAGGAAAGCGGCGAAACTTTGAGATATTCGAAGCGAATGATTTTCTTGCTGCAGTAACATCTCATATACCGAAATATAGACAAAGGTATATCAATTATTACGGCGAGTACTCGAGCCGCGCGAGAGCGAAAGAAAAAGAGTATGACGAGATGCCAAGAGAAGGCGCGACGGTAGAGCAGCGAGAGTATAGGAAACGTTGGGCGATGCTGATCCGCAAAGTGTATGAGGTCGATCCCTTAAAATGCCCGAAGTGTGGGAAAGAGATGCAGATCGTTGAATATATCCGTGAAGGATATACGTTCCTGTATAAGCAATGGCTCGTTTCTATAGATGCTTGGCACCTTGAACCGCCGCGCGCTCCGCCGGTAAAACAGGAGGAATTGCCGTTAACATACTGCCCAATCTCGGAAGATGCACACTACGTGGACGAATTTGCCGATGCCTGA
- a CDS encoding glycoside hydrolase family 36 protein: protein MPEVLSMHAFHFDPKSGCFTATIGGLHLARYSIAVATGSALVRGTDLRWRTQNSGGTAHHIGTGKGIIVSIAVAVHHDGASDGITLSGDVQFTKAACCERIDILHPIGPGVIAPRSLLVHGHVMGGCELVRFPMKQAGKPFESWHFTALKLDDGFALMAFDLKEDFPSLITGTPTAKGVSRLTASMRTEVDVKKGDRIALTPLTIVSGKSGHALLERYGERQSSGKKDFSKRPIMWNSWDYYRWSITESEVMDNVDLIANDPVLSKHIEYIVVDDGWQHAYGDWEVNYKFPSGMDGLARKIKEKGMKPGLWFAPFIVEEHSMIADWHADMLATGDKKLPGLPFQCMKRMGFILDAAAEKSRKFLSELFSRYRAMGYEYFKLDFLRHLQNAVHHNGVKAAKGKLMRDALSLIRDAAGKDAHILGCNFPFEIGDGIVNSTRVSSDVAPRWHNVMSNVKSMAARYWMNRVLWWSDPDFAVCRGDDTSTDADLRRMNPLNVFQNMKDQNIEWKMMWENFVTYDEACVLMSLAVVTGGVIALSDKLSRLNERGLDLVRRTVAALDRGRGVPIDLFEHVHPERWVQMNEHGRRYLFVNYADRPKKFAIRGTDIDTSLRYRDFWTGEALLFPAKGTSKTISRHACLFIESY, encoded by the coding sequence ATGCCGGAGGTCCTATCGATGCATGCTTTTCATTTTGACCCGAAGAGCGGGTGTTTCACAGCGACTATCGGCGGTCTTCATCTTGCGCGATACTCCATCGCGGTCGCAACAGGAAGCGCTCTTGTCCGCGGCACCGATCTTCGCTGGCGCACGCAGAATAGCGGCGGCACCGCACATCATATCGGCACGGGCAAAGGCATCATCGTCTCGATCGCGGTCGCAGTGCATCATGACGGTGCTAGTGACGGCATAACGCTCAGCGGCGATGTGCAGTTCACCAAGGCGGCCTGCTGTGAACGCATCGATATCCTTCACCCGATCGGACCAGGCGTTATTGCCCCGCGGTCTCTCCTTGTTCACGGTCATGTCATGGGCGGCTGCGAGCTCGTTCGCTTCCCGATGAAGCAGGCAGGCAAGCCCTTCGAGAGCTGGCATTTCACCGCGCTGAAACTGGACGATGGCTTCGCGCTCATGGCTTTTGATCTGAAAGAAGATTTCCCCTCGCTCATTACCGGCACACCGACGGCGAAGGGCGTATCGCGACTGACCGCATCGATGCGTACCGAGGTCGATGTAAAGAAGGGTGATCGCATCGCTCTTACACCGCTTACTATTGTTTCCGGAAAAAGCGGGCATGCGCTCCTCGAACGCTACGGCGAACGCCAGTCTTCCGGAAAAAAGGATTTCTCGAAACGGCCCATCATGTGGAACAGCTGGGATTACTACCGCTGGAGCATCACGGAATCCGAGGTCATGGATAATGTCGATCTCATCGCGAACGATCCGGTGCTGTCAAAACATATCGAATACATCGTCGTCGATGACGGCTGGCAGCACGCCTACGGCGACTGGGAAGTGAACTATAAATTCCCGTCCGGTATGGATGGTCTCGCGCGGAAGATAAAGGAAAAAGGGATGAAGCCGGGGCTGTGGTTCGCGCCATTCATCGTTGAGGAACACAGCATGATAGCAGACTGGCATGCCGACATGCTCGCGACCGGCGATAAGAAATTGCCCGGTCTTCCCTTCCAGTGCATGAAACGCATGGGGTTCATTCTCGATGCCGCCGCGGAGAAGAGCAGGAAATTCCTTTCGGAACTGTTCTCCCGCTACCGCGCCATGGGCTATGAGTATTTCAAGCTCGATTTCCTCCGTCATCTGCAGAACGCGGTACATCACAACGGGGTGAAGGCGGCGAAGGGAAAGCTCATGCGCGATGCGCTCTCGCTCATCAGGGATGCCGCGGGGAAGGATGCGCATATACTCGGCTGCAATTTTCCCTTTGAGATCGGCGACGGCATCGTCAACAGCACGCGCGTGTCGTCCGATGTGGCCCCGCGCTGGCATAATGTCATGAGCAATGTGAAGTCGATGGCCGCACGCTACTGGATGAACCGCGTGCTCTGGTGGAGCGACCCGGATTTCGCTGTCTGCCGCGGCGATGATACGAGCACGGATGCGGACCTGCGCCGCATGAACCCGCTCAACGTGTTCCAGAACATGAAGGACCAGAATATCGAATGGAAGATGATGTGGGAGAATTTCGTAACGTATGATGAAGCATGCGTGCTCATGTCGCTTGCTGTGGTGACCGGCGGCGTCATAGCTCTTTCCGACAAACTTTCTCGGCTTAATGAGCGCGGGCTTGATCTCGTGCGAAGGACCGTTGCCGCTCTGGACCGCGGGCGCGGCGTGCCTATCGATCTTTTCGAGCATGTACACCCCGAGCGCTGGGTACAGATGAACGAGCACGGCAGGAGATATCTTTTCGTCAATTATGCCGATAGACCGAAAAAGTTCGCCATACGGGGAACGGATATCGATACATCGCTGCGCTACCGGGATTTCTGGACCGGCGAAGCACTGCTGTTCCCTGCGAAGGGAACGTCGAAAACGATATCCCGTCACGCATGTCTTTTCATTGAATCTTATTGA
- a CDS encoding alpha/beta hydrolase — MSTPVIVQANPAIAERGNVHIYLPEGKGPHPYVLGIHGGGWQNGDQSSYAFLWPHLKQRGIALVLVSYRLAPAHRFPAPYEDMLVSLAWLRNNNGQHGLDNERCMIYGSSAGGHLAMLIGARATAEKHAMPKLCGVVCNCGITDMNAQYDHEAKRNGTMVTTFMGTTPSADVSLYRDASPIAHVHAAMAPVWMAHGSGDTVVPVDQSRAMAQVLRAKGHSPIYLEAAGLPHTLRETTNDGKNIEPMVLLFEHDLMRFIERVLQ; from the coding sequence ATGTCGACACCGGTGATAGTCCAGGCAAATCCTGCCATCGCAGAACGCGGGAATGTTCATATCTATCTGCCCGAGGGGAAAGGGCCGCATCCCTATGTGCTCGGCATTCATGGCGGCGGGTGGCAGAACGGCGACCAGTCATCGTACGCTTTCCTCTGGCCGCATCTGAAGCAGCGCGGCATTGCGCTTGTGCTCGTAAGCTACCGCCTTGCGCCAGCGCACCGCTTTCCTGCGCCATACGAGGACATGCTCGTATCGCTTGCGTGGCTCCGCAATAATAACGGACAGCACGGGCTTGATAATGAACGGTGTATGATATACGGCTCTTCTGCCGGCGGGCATTTGGCGATGCTGATCGGCGCACGCGCGACCGCTGAGAAACACGCCATGCCGAAGCTCTGCGGTGTCGTCTGCAATTGCGGCATCACCGATATGAACGCGCAGTACGATCACGAAGCGAAACGCAACGGCACCATGGTGACGACGTTCATGGGAACGACGCCGTCCGCCGATGTATCACTCTACCGCGATGCATCGCCGATAGCACATGTGCATGCCGCTATGGCGCCGGTGTGGATGGCTCACGGTTCGGGCGATACCGTGGTGCCGGTCGATCAGTCGCGCGCCATGGCGCAAGTGCTCCGCGCGAAAGGGCATTCGCCGATATATCTTGAGGCGGCGGGTCTGCCGCATACGCTCCGCGAGACGACCAATGACGGGAAGAACATCGAACCGATGGTGCTGCTGTTCGAGCATGATCTCATGCGATTTATTGAGCGTGTACTGCAGTGA